The following proteins come from a genomic window of Heyndrickxia acidicola:
- the galU gene encoding UTP--glucose-1-phosphate uridylyltransferase GalU translates to MKKVRKAIIPAAGLGTRFLPATKAMPKEMLPIVDTPTIQYIVEEAVRSGIEDIIIVTGKGKRAIEDHFDYAVELEQNLLSKDKLDVLESVRKSSEMADIHYIRQKEPKGLGHAVWSARKFIGDEPFAVLLGDDIVVSDIPATKQLMNVYEETGSSVVGVKTVPREETNRYGIVDPVSQDGRSYEVGNFVEKPAVEDAPSNLAIMGRYVLTPEIFNILENQETGAGGEIQLTDAIQELNKLEKVFAYDFEGTRYDVGDKLGFILTTLDFALKNSELKQPLLQRMGEILSKENVSNNR, encoded by the coding sequence ATGAAAAAAGTAAGAAAAGCGATAATACCGGCAGCAGGTTTGGGAACACGATTTTTGCCTGCAACCAAGGCAATGCCTAAAGAAATGCTGCCAATCGTTGATACCCCCACAATCCAGTATATAGTCGAGGAAGCGGTCCGGTCCGGCATTGAAGATATTATTATTGTAACCGGAAAAGGAAAACGAGCTATAGAGGATCATTTTGATTATGCTGTAGAGCTGGAGCAAAACCTACTTTCAAAAGATAAACTTGATGTACTGGAAAGCGTAAGGAAATCTTCTGAGATGGCAGATATTCATTATATCAGGCAAAAGGAACCGAAGGGATTGGGGCATGCGGTTTGGAGTGCAAGGAAGTTCATTGGTGACGAACCGTTTGCAGTGCTGTTAGGTGATGATATCGTCGTTTCCGATATTCCAGCAACAAAGCAGCTGATGAATGTTTATGAAGAAACAGGTTCTTCTGTTGTGGGGGTAAAAACAGTTCCCCGCGAAGAGACAAACCGTTATGGGATTGTTGACCCTGTTAGCCAGGACGGCCGATCCTATGAGGTTGGAAACTTTGTTGAAAAGCCTGCTGTTGAAGATGCGCCTTCAAATCTGGCCATTATGGGAAGATATGTCCTTACTCCCGAGATTTTCAATATATTGGAGAATCAAGAAACAGGTGCAGGAGGAGAAATTCAGCTTACGGATGCTATCCAAGAGTTAAATAAGCTTGAGAAGGTGTTTGCTTATGATTTCGAGGGTACCCGTTATGATGTAGGAGACAAGCTTGGATTTATTTTAACTACGCTTGATTTTGCCTTGAAAAACAGCGAATTGAAGCAACCTCTGCTGCAAAGAATGGGTGAAATCCTTTCAAAAGAGAATGTTTCAAATAATAGGTAA
- a CDS encoding GNAT family N-acetyltransferase, whose amino-acid sequence MFELKKIYLSEAILLRQKVILPNSALEECKYAGDESKETIHVGAYAKGVLVGVASFYKEYNSKLKGKKMYRLKGLAIDPDHRNELRGQTLILFGENLLAQNEMDTLWCKTRASNLPYYQHLGFHETGETFNHKVKGLQVLMVKHF is encoded by the coding sequence GTGTTCGAACTAAAAAAAATATATTTATCAGAAGCGATTTTGCTTCGCCAGAAAGTTATTTTACCTAATTCAGCATTAGAAGAGTGTAAGTATGCTGGAGATGAAAGCAAGGAAACCATTCATGTGGGTGCGTATGCCAAGGGAGTGCTTGTAGGAGTGGCATCCTTTTATAAGGAGTACAACTCAAAACTGAAGGGGAAAAAGATGTACCGCTTAAAGGGTCTGGCCATAGATCCGGATCATCGCAATGAACTAAGAGGCCAAACTCTCATCCTTTTTGGGGAAAATCTGCTGGCTCAAAATGAAATGGATACTCTTTGGTGTAAGACAAGAGCTTCAAATCTGCCATATTATCAGCATTTAGGATTCCATGAAACGGGAGAAACCTTTAATCACAAAGTAAAAGGTCTTCAGGTTTTAATGGTCAAACATTTTTAG